The following proteins come from a genomic window of Triticum aestivum cultivar Chinese Spring chromosome 6A, IWGSC CS RefSeq v2.1, whole genome shotgun sequence:
- the LOC123132518 gene encoding putative glucose-6-phosphate 1-epimerase isoform X2, whose amino-acid sequence MAGRASSVERVKERSTGLDKFVLREARGSSAEVYLYGGQVTSWKNNSGEQQLFLSKKASFKPPKAIRGGIQICFPQLGNHGVLEQHGFARNRLWSVDESPPLPDTTSDCHIDLILKQSEEDMKTWPHSYELRLQVALSPRGDLILTSRIKNKNADGKPFQFTFAFHTYFSVSDISEVRVEGLDTLDYHDNLQSKIRCTEQGDAVVFESEVDRIYLSAPPKIVTIDHEKKRTFVLRKKELPDVVPIRSPEFDSA is encoded by the exons ATGGCCGGGAGAGCCTCTTCCGTGGAGCGCGTGAAGGAGCGTTCCACCGGCCTCGACAAGTTCGTCCTCCGCGAGGCCCGCGGCAGCTCCGCCGAG GTATACTTGTATGGAGGCCAAGTAACCTCTTGGAAAAATAACTCTGGAGAACAACAGCTATTTCTCAGTAAGAAG GCTTCTTTCAAACCACCAAAAGCGATTCGTGGGGGCATACAAATTTGTTTTCCTCAA TTAGGGAACCACGGAGTTCTTGAACAGCATGGATTCGCGAGGAACCGACTTTGGAGTGTTGATGAGAGTCCTCCTCTTCCAGATACCACTTCTGATTGTCATATTGACTTGATACTCAAGCAGTCTGAAGAAGATATGAAGACCTGGCCACACAG TTATGAACTTCGTTTGCAAGTTGCTCTTAGTCCGAGGGGAGATCTGATCCTCACATCTCGAATAAAAAATAAGAATGCTGATGGCAAGCCATTCCAATTTACTTTTGCATTCCATACATACTTTTCAGTCTCTGATATCAG CGAAGTACGGGTTGAGGGTTTGGATACCTTGGACTATCATGATAATCTGCAATCTAAGATTCGTTGTACTGAACAAGGCGATGCAGTTGTATTCGAATCTGAA GTGGACAGGATATATCTAAGTGCCCCACCCAAGATTGTGACAATTGACCATGAGAAAAAAAGGACATTCGTATTAAGGAAAAAGGAACTTCCTGATGTTG TGCCAATCCGCTCACCAGAGTTCGACTCTGCATGA
- the LOC123132518 gene encoding putative glucose-6-phosphate 1-epimerase isoform X1, which yields MAGRASSVERVKERSTGLDKFVLREARGSSAEVYLYGGQVTSWKNNSGEQQLFLSKKASFKPPKAIRGGIQICFPQLGNHGVLEQHGFARNRLWSVDESPPLPDTTSDCHIDLILKQSEEDMKTWPHSYELRLQVALSPRGDLILTSRIKNKNADGKPFQFTFAFHTYFSVSDISEVRVEGLDTLDYHDNLQSKIRCTEQGDAVVFESEVDRIYLSAPPKIVTIDHEKKRTFVLRKKELPDVVVWNPWDRKAKAMPDFGAEEYKCMLCVGAARIEKPITLRPGEEWQGRQEISPVPSSYSSGLLDPEMIQQMQRI from the exons ATGGCCGGGAGAGCCTCTTCCGTGGAGCGCGTGAAGGAGCGTTCCACCGGCCTCGACAAGTTCGTCCTCCGCGAGGCCCGCGGCAGCTCCGCCGAG GTATACTTGTATGGAGGCCAAGTAACCTCTTGGAAAAATAACTCTGGAGAACAACAGCTATTTCTCAGTAAGAAG GCTTCTTTCAAACCACCAAAAGCGATTCGTGGGGGCATACAAATTTGTTTTCCTCAA TTAGGGAACCACGGAGTTCTTGAACAGCATGGATTCGCGAGGAACCGACTTTGGAGTGTTGATGAGAGTCCTCCTCTTCCAGATACCACTTCTGATTGTCATATTGACTTGATACTCAAGCAGTCTGAAGAAGATATGAAGACCTGGCCACACAG TTATGAACTTCGTTTGCAAGTTGCTCTTAGTCCGAGGGGAGATCTGATCCTCACATCTCGAATAAAAAATAAGAATGCTGATGGCAAGCCATTCCAATTTACTTTTGCATTCCATACATACTTTTCAGTCTCTGATATCAG CGAAGTACGGGTTGAGGGTTTGGATACCTTGGACTATCATGATAATCTGCAATCTAAGATTCGTTGTACTGAACAAGGCGATGCAGTTGTATTCGAATCTGAA GTGGACAGGATATATCTAAGTGCCCCACCCAAGATTGTGACAATTGACCATGAGAAAAAAAGGACATTCGTATTAAGGAAAAAGGAACTTCCTGATGTTG TTGTTTGGAACCCATGGGACAGGAAAGCAAAAGCAATGCCAGATTTTGGTGCCGAGGAGTACAAGTGCATGCTGTGTGTAGGGGCTGCACGTATTGAGAAGCCAATTACTTTAAGGCCTGGTGAAGAGTGGCAAGGAAGGCAGGAGATTTCCCCTGTGCCATCCAGTTACAGCAGTGGACTGTTGGATCCTGAAATGATTCAACAGATGCAACGTATCTAG
- the LOC123130475 gene encoding uncharacterized protein, with protein MAWWCERVVAPVRRAWLAVARRARNRRSTGVVDLHRDVQTCGYDDVQVMWNMLSSEKHALGHRPAAPEKPPRRRALFWRASFWNVGKCVAR; from the exons ATGGCGTGGTGGTGCGAGAGGGTCGTCGCGCCGGTGCGGCGGGCCTGGCTCGCCGTGGCGCGGCGGGCGCGGAACCGCA GGAGCACAGGGGTGGTGGACCTGCACAGGGACGTGCAAACCTGCGGATACGACGATGTTCAGGTGATGTGGAACATGCTGAGCTCGGAGAAACATGCCCTCGGCCACAGGCCGGCGGCGCCTGAGAAGCCGCCGCGACGGCGGGCCTTGTTCTGGAGGGCGTCGTTCTGGAACGTCGGAAAATGCGTGGCGCGGTGA